A stretch of Pogona vitticeps strain Pit_001003342236 chromosome 5, PviZW2.1, whole genome shotgun sequence DNA encodes these proteins:
- the SAP30 gene encoding histone deacetylase complex subunit SAP30, which yields MNGFGPDEVTRGGGEAAAVPAVVANAAANAAANAAVEILPPPPPLPPVPPLPQPPAGLGVAASAAGAPAAASAGLPGAAGPGAGQLCCLREEGERCSRAAGNASFSKRIQKSISQKKVKIELDKSARHLYICDFHKNLIQSVRNRRKRKGSDDDGDSPVQDIDTPEVDLFQLQVNTLRRYKRHFKLQTRPGLNKAQLVEIIGCHFRTIPVNEKDTLTYFIYSVKNDKNKSDLKMDSSVH from the exons ATGAACGGCTTCGGCCCCGACGAAGTGACCCGCGGCGGGGGAGAAGCCGCGGCCGTCCCAGCCGTGGTCGCCAACGCCGCTGCTAACGCCGCCGCCAACGCCGCGGTGGAAATcctgccgcccccgcccccctTGCCGCCGGTGCCGCCGCTCCCTCAGCCGCCGGCCGGGCTCGGGGTCGCCGCCTCCGCGGCCGGGGCCCCTGCGGCCGCCTCGGCGGGGCTTCCGGGGGCGGCCGGGCCCGGCGCCGGGCAGCTGTGTTGCCTGCGAGAGGAAGGCGAGCGGTGCAGCCGAGCGGCCGGCAACGCCAGCTTCAGCAAGCGGATCCAGAAGAGCATCTCGCAAAAGAAGGTGAAGATCGAGCTGGACAAGAGT GCAAGGCATCTTTATATTTGTGATTTCCACAAAAACTTAATTCAAAGTGTCCGgaacagaagaaagagaaaaggaagtgaTGATGACGGTGACTCGCCTGTGCAAGATATCGACACTCCAGAG gtTGATCTCTTTCAGTTGCAAGTAAACACACTAAGAAGATACAAAAGGCATTTCAAATTGCAGACCAGACCAGGTCTTAACAAGGCACAGCTTGTTGAA ATAATTGGATGTCATTTCCGGACAATTCCCGTGAATGAAAAGGACACCTTAACCTATTTCATCTACTCTGTGAAGAATGACAAGAACAAATCTGATCTGAAAATGGATAGTAGTGTTCACTAA